One genomic segment of Centropristis striata isolate RG_2023a ecotype Rhode Island chromosome 13, C.striata_1.0, whole genome shotgun sequence includes these proteins:
- the mrps34 gene encoding 28S ribosomal protein S34, mitochondrial: MVKKKQLRPIAEMARKIRAYRERKSRPRESQMYDLDYETMKRPLTGKMLPVLAWQDVRRESRLFSLLTGMRMFGVGRLFTRKSWLEEHTEPSYWQITKVKVDYTAENMDHGKAWGILTYKGKQESEVKEMDKVMYHDWRLVPKHMELQLKDFVPPPEPPVRYVPFPPLLRAMMLAQHKKAVGSVLAEEPVLPLKRDVLLNKDYFREQELKKQRTEGTPV; encoded by the exons ATGGTGAAGAAAAAGCAGCTTCGGCCCATTGCAGAGATGGCTCGGAAGATCCGGGCGTACCGAGAGCGTAAGTCCCGGCCTCGGGAGTCCCAGATGTACGACCTGGACTACGAGACCATGAAGCGGCCTCTCACAGGGAAGATGTTACCCGTGCTGGCCTGGCAGGACGTCCGCAGGGAGAGCCGCCTCTTCTCCCTGCTGACGGGGATGAGGATGTTCGGAGTGGGACGCCTCTTCACCCGCAAGTCCTGGCTGGAGGAGCACACGGAGCCCAGCTACTGGCAGATCACCAAGGTCAAGGTGGACTACACAGCCGAG AACATGGATCATGGCAAAGCGTGGGGGATCCTCACCTACAAAG GAAAACAGGAGAGCGAGGTGAAGGAGATGGACAAGGTGATGTACCACGACTGGCGCCTGGTTCCCAAACACATGGAGCTGCAGCTGAAGGACTTTGTCCCGCCTCCTGAGCCGCCGGTGCGCTACGTCCCCTTCCCTCCCCTGCTCCGCGCCATGATGCTGGCCCAGCACAAGAAAGCAGTAGGCAGCGTACTGGCTGAGGAGCCAGTCTTGCCTTTAAAGAGGGACGTCCTGCTCAACAAAGACTACTTCCGGGAGCAGGAACTCAAGAAGCAGAGGACGGAGGGGACGCCGGTGTGA